From the Phycisphaerales bacterium AB-hyl4 genome, one window contains:
- a CDS encoding RNA polymerase sigma factor — protein sequence MAQPTDQQWLTRIRAGDTSAMGELLSAYQGRLFNVCLRMLSNRDDAAEVTQEAMLKIVQHIEGFRGKSQLSTWMIRIAMNQATTRLRQRKRRLMLSLDGQRNGHAHGDQADALRDTLRDEREPSPAAGVEKQEQLAQLQQALAKLEADFRAVLVLRDIEGLDYQQIADVVEAPVGTVKSRLFRARLALRQQLQAMEGDSADTRSQARPEVQDG from the coding sequence ATGGCGCAACCCACCGACCAGCAATGGCTCACGCGCATCCGCGCCGGCGACACGTCGGCGATGGGGGAGTTGCTGTCCGCTTATCAGGGTCGACTGTTTAACGTCTGTCTGCGGATGCTCTCGAATCGTGATGATGCGGCGGAGGTGACGCAGGAGGCGATGCTCAAGATCGTCCAGCACATCGAGGGCTTTCGTGGCAAGAGCCAACTTTCGACGTGGATGATCCGCATTGCGATGAACCAAGCGACCACCCGCCTGCGGCAGCGCAAACGTCGACTCATGCTCAGCCTCGACGGGCAGCGCAATGGCCACGCCCATGGCGACCAGGCCGACGCCCTTCGAGATACTTTGCGAGATGAGCGGGAACCTTCGCCCGCGGCGGGCGTCGAAAAGCAAGAGCAGCTGGCGCAGCTTCAGCAGGCGCTGGCGAAGCTGGAAGCGGATTTCCGGGCGGTGCTTGTGCTGCGGGATATTGAAGGGCTGGATTACCAGCAGATCGCTGACGTGGTCGAAGCGCCGGTGGGCACGGTGAAGAGTCGGCTGTTCCGGGCTCGGCTGGCGTTGCGGCAACAGTTGCAGGCGATGGAAGGTGATTCGGCCGACACACGTTCGCAGGCTCGGCCAGAGGTGCAAGATGGCTGA
- a CDS encoding lysylphosphatidylglycerol synthase transmembrane domain-containing protein — MQRQLSNLLRLALALAGLAFIAWSLTWSDQLVLPVGTTLPDGSTLAAAERVRLIDGEPGRAGDRVVVQLPSELGAGETMSLDAERVGGGPADVQYERGVVSTLAGARWSLVVAGVLLVGTLPFLQTARWLMLLRSQGLDPGMTKAFRLTLVGQFFNFCMPGMTGGDLVKAYYAAKGSGRRGAAVMSVVFDRVAGLLSIILLAGLVGLLLLDDPMVRSLTLVVWLVMLALVVFAMGYFSQRFRRWVGIDWLQRRLGEGSVLTRIDQAALAYRSQPGAVLGAVMVSLPAHLAQMLATALAGWALGIDLSLGVLLVVLPIVYFVGSLPITYQGLGVMEGVAFALLLGLPAAGGEAGAGATVNQIVGMLLLGRLYLLVYGLLGSVYVLRGGMHLFPQDEAMADDETPSEQTLAAR, encoded by the coding sequence ATGCAGCGGCAGCTGAGCAACCTGCTTCGATTGGCACTCGCCCTGGCGGGGCTGGCGTTTATCGCGTGGTCGTTGACGTGGTCGGACCAACTGGTGCTGCCTGTGGGGACGACTCTGCCCGATGGCAGCACGCTGGCGGCGGCGGAGCGGGTTCGACTGATCGACGGTGAGCCGGGGCGTGCGGGTGACCGGGTGGTGGTTCAGCTGCCGAGCGAACTTGGGGCGGGCGAGACGATGTCGCTGGATGCCGAGCGGGTCGGTGGCGGGCCCGCGGACGTGCAGTATGAGCGGGGGGTTGTCAGCACGCTGGCGGGTGCGCGGTGGTCGCTGGTGGTGGCGGGGGTGTTGCTGGTCGGGACGTTGCCGTTCTTGCAAACGGCTCGCTGGCTGATGCTGCTGCGCTCGCAGGGGCTGGACCCGGGGATGACGAAGGCGTTTCGGCTGACGCTGGTGGGGCAGTTTTTCAATTTCTGCATGCCGGGTATGACGGGCGGCGACCTGGTCAAGGCGTACTACGCTGCGAAGGGATCTGGCCGACGGGGTGCTGCGGTGATGAGCGTGGTGTTCGACCGGGTGGCGGGGTTGCTGTCGATCATTTTGCTGGCCGGGCTGGTGGGCTTGCTGCTGCTGGACGATCCGATGGTGCGATCGTTGACGCTGGTGGTCTGGCTGGTGATGCTGGCGCTGGTGGTGTTCGCGATGGGTTACTTTTCGCAGCGGTTCCGCCGATGGGTGGGCATCGACTGGCTACAGCGTCGGCTGGGAGAGGGGAGCGTGCTGACGCGGATCGACCAGGCGGCGCTTGCGTATCGGTCGCAGCCTGGGGCGGTGCTGGGCGCGGTGATGGTGTCGTTGCCGGCTCACTTGGCACAGATGCTAGCGACGGCGTTGGCGGGTTGGGCGCTGGGGATCGATCTGTCGTTGGGGGTGTTGCTGGTGGTGCTGCCGATCGTGTATTTCGTCGGCTCGCTGCCGATCACGTACCAGGGGCTGGGTGTGATGGAAGGCGTTGCGTTTGCGCTGCTGCTGGGGCTGCCGGCCGCGGGCGGTGAGGCGGGCGCGGGCGCGACGGTGAATCAGATCGTTGGCATGTTGCTGTTGGGTCGGCTGTACCTGCTGGTGTACGGGCTGTTGGGGTCCGTGTACGTATTGCGTGGCGGCATGCATCTGTTTCCGCAAGACGAGGCGATGGCGGATGATGAAACGCCGAGCGAGCAGACGCTGGCGGCGCGATAG
- a CDS encoding universal stress protein, protein MSRTRMLIAVSSPWASEKLVGPLADLAARLDAEAVVAHVAQLQDEDEHESDATQRGEQTLHLMTEGLRDAGVKTDGVMLFSDDTSKAILNTAKARQCTLIVLGLTGKGVLKRLIAGDVPSNLIRQTNLPVLLCPANWDGSV, encoded by the coding sequence ATGAGTCGAACGCGGATGTTGATTGCAGTGTCTTCGCCCTGGGCGAGCGAGAAGCTCGTCGGGCCGTTGGCGGACCTGGCTGCCCGGCTGGATGCCGAGGCGGTGGTGGCGCATGTGGCCCAGCTCCAGGACGAGGATGAGCACGAGTCCGACGCGACCCAGCGCGGCGAACAGACGCTGCACCTCATGACCGAGGGGCTGCGCGACGCGGGGGTTAAAACCGATGGCGTCATGCTCTTTTCCGACGACACGTCCAAGGCCATCCTCAACACCGCCAAGGCCCGGCAATGCACGCTCATCGTGCTCGGGCTGACCGGCAAGGGCGTACTCAAACGCCTGATCGCCGGCGACGTGCCGAGCAACCTCATCCGGCAGACCAACCTGCCCGTGCTGCTGTGCCCGGCCAACTGGGACGGCTCGGTCTGA
- a CDS encoding glycoside hydrolase family 130 protein: MQTATKLKVSRLPEKFISDDRRVITRYFDVGGEKRVRAVIKRVLRLDEAEVESLLKRVLDHFNARHRKVEATFQQHFDVVRAHVPEPDSLSRTRKLLIGSYFTMEYSVESAALFNPSMVLHPDQSNLAPGECRLLMSLRATGEGHISSIVFRTGVIDDHSHINFNEPSRFAARLTVRQDRAYEKKLFRLKLIEMAAYNDTARQVLERLGDTFNYDQLDHAVDDVRQNHSNPSAFNETAENMLWLARSNYHLSVPEGTDPSEVVIFPSSDNESKGIEDVRLTRFVDDDGTVTYFGTYTAYNGFRILPQMLQTHDFQDIDIHTLNGQYVQNKGMALFPRKINGRYHMISRLDGENMFLMRSDNVYFWNEAEKLQTPRYPWEFVQIGNCGAPIETEAGWLMLTHGVGPMRQYCIGVSLLDLDDPAKVIGHLEDPLLVPDESERDGYVPNVVYSCGAVIHQDMLIIPYAMSDRATSFATVNVNELVQALLSNGKLEAEDKVNAKTKAKGKAKGPLLPQ; encoded by the coding sequence ATGCAGACGGCGACGAAGTTGAAAGTCTCTCGACTTCCCGAAAAATTTATTTCCGATGACCGCCGCGTCATCACGCGTTACTTCGATGTCGGAGGTGAAAAGCGCGTCCGCGCCGTCATCAAGCGCGTCCTCCGCCTTGATGAAGCCGAGGTCGAAAGCCTGCTCAAACGCGTGCTGGATCACTTCAACGCCCGCCACCGCAAAGTTGAAGCAACCTTCCAGCAGCACTTCGACGTGGTCCGCGCCCACGTACCCGAGCCCGACAGCCTCTCGCGGACACGAAAGCTGCTGATCGGCAGCTACTTCACGATGGAATATTCCGTCGAGTCGGCAGCCCTGTTCAACCCCTCCATGGTCCTGCATCCGGATCAGTCCAACCTCGCGCCCGGCGAATGTCGCCTGCTTATGAGCCTCCGCGCCACAGGCGAAGGGCACATCTCCTCCATCGTCTTCCGCACCGGCGTCATCGACGACCACAGCCACATCAACTTCAACGAGCCCAGCCGATTCGCCGCCCGACTCACCGTTCGCCAGGACCGCGCCTACGAGAAAAAGCTCTTCCGCCTCAAACTCATCGAGATGGCGGCCTACAACGACACGGCCCGTCAGGTCCTTGAACGCCTCGGCGACACGTTCAACTACGACCAACTCGACCACGCCGTCGACGACGTCCGCCAGAATCACAGCAACCCCAGCGCCTTTAACGAAACCGCCGAGAACATGCTCTGGCTCGCGCGAAGCAACTACCACCTCTCCGTCCCCGAAGGTACGGACCCCTCCGAGGTCGTCATCTTCCCCAGTTCCGACAACGAGTCGAAGGGCATTGAGGACGTTCGCCTCACCCGCTTCGTCGACGACGACGGTACGGTGACCTACTTCGGCACGTACACCGCCTACAACGGCTTTCGCATCCTCCCGCAGATGCTCCAGACCCACGACTTCCAGGACATCGACATCCACACCCTCAACGGCCAGTACGTGCAGAACAAGGGCATGGCCCTGTTCCCGCGCAAGATCAACGGCCGATACCACATGATCTCCCGACTCGACGGTGAGAACATGTTCCTCATGCGGTCCGACAACGTCTACTTCTGGAACGAAGCCGAAAAACTCCAAACCCCCCGATACCCCTGGGAATTCGTCCAGATTGGCAACTGCGGCGCACCCATCGAAACCGAAGCCGGCTGGCTGATGCTCACCCACGGCGTCGGGCCCATGCGTCAATACTGCATCGGCGTCTCACTGCTCGACCTCGACGACCCGGCCAAAGTCATCGGCCACCTCGAAGACCCCCTGCTCGTGCCCGACGAAAGCGAACGTGACGGCTACGTGCCCAATGTCGTCTACTCATGCGGCGCCGTCATCCACCAGGACATGCTCATCATCCCTTACGCCATGAGCGACCGCGCCACCAGCTTCGCCACCGTCAACGTCAACGAACTGGTCCAGGCCCTGCTGAGCAACGGCAAGCTCGAAGCTGAAGACAAAGTCAACGCCAAGACAAAAGCCAAGGGCAAGGCCAAGGGCCCCCTGCTACCCCAATAA
- the purB gene encoding adenylosuccinate lyase: MDNDLRYQSPLATRNASAEMLAVWSPRTKFQTWRKLWLALAEAEQELGLDITDAQLAELRAAVQDPIDYDKAAYYEKKLRHDVMAHVHALGEVAPKARPIIHLGATSQFVNCNTELLQVRDALHIVARKLATAIDRLTRFAEQHKTLPTLAFTHYQPAQPTTVGKRAALWAYDMSLALEEVEHRITSLRFRGVKGTTGTQASFLALFGGDTPESHAKVEQLDRLVTEKMGFDPDRRFVVTGQTYPRVIDGMVAGSLAAVAAAAQKFATDVRLLANRKEIEEPFEKDQIGSSAMAYKRNPMRCERITGLARFVIGMTQTPYVTAAEQWMERTLDDSSARRLTLPEPFLALDGVLDLLVNVTAGLVVYEKTVEANLAAELPFMATENLLMAAVQKGADRQEVHEVIRRHSLAAAHRVKAEGAANDLLDRIKDEPAFAGIDLKAVLEPSQFVGRAPQQVEQFVEEVVEPIRQRYADAIEYEPALKV; this comes from the coding sequence ATGGACAACGATTTACGCTATCAATCGCCCCTGGCGACCCGCAACGCCTCCGCCGAGATGCTGGCCGTCTGGTCCCCGCGCACCAAGTTCCAGACGTGGCGTAAGCTCTGGTTGGCTCTCGCCGAGGCCGAACAGGAACTGGGCCTGGACATCACCGACGCACAGCTCGCCGAGCTCCGCGCCGCCGTTCAGGACCCCATCGACTACGACAAAGCAGCCTACTACGAGAAAAAGCTCCGCCACGACGTGATGGCCCACGTGCACGCGCTTGGCGAGGTCGCTCCCAAGGCCCGCCCCATCATCCACCTCGGCGCGACCAGCCAGTTCGTCAACTGCAACACCGAGTTGCTCCAGGTCCGCGATGCCCTGCACATCGTCGCCCGCAAGCTCGCCACTGCCATCGACCGCCTCACCCGCTTCGCCGAGCAGCACAAGACCCTGCCCACCCTCGCCTTCACCCATTACCAGCCGGCCCAGCCGACCACCGTCGGCAAGCGGGCCGCGTTGTGGGCTTACGACATGAGCCTCGCCCTGGAGGAAGTCGAACACCGTATCACCTCGCTTCGCTTCCGCGGCGTCAAGGGCACCACCGGCACGCAGGCCAGCTTCCTCGCCCTCTTCGGCGGCGACACCCCCGAATCGCACGCCAAGGTTGAGCAGCTCGACCGCCTCGTCACCGAAAAGATGGGCTTCGACCCCGACCGCCGATTCGTCGTCACCGGCCAGACCTACCCACGCGTCATCGACGGCATGGTCGCCGGCAGCCTCGCCGCCGTCGCCGCCGCCGCGCAAAAGTTCGCCACCGATGTCCGCCTGCTCGCCAACCGCAAGGAAATCGAAGAGCCGTTCGAAAAAGACCAGATCGGCAGCTCGGCCATGGCGTACAAGCGAAACCCCATGCGCTGCGAGCGCATCACCGGCCTCGCCCGCTTCGTCATCGGCATGACCCAGACCCCTTACGTCACCGCCGCCGAGCAGTGGATGGAGCGCACGCTTGACGACTCCTCCGCCCGCCGACTCACGTTGCCCGAGCCGTTCCTCGCCCTCGACGGCGTGCTCGACCTGCTCGTCAACGTCACCGCCGGCCTCGTCGTCTACGAAAAGACCGTCGAAGCAAACCTCGCCGCCGAGCTGCCCTTTATGGCCACGGAAAACCTGCTCATGGCGGCCGTGCAGAAGGGCGCCGATCGGCAGGAGGTGCACGAAGTGATCCGTCGCCACAGCCTGGCCGCCGCCCATCGCGTCAAGGCCGAGGGCGCGGCGAACGATCTGCTCGATCGCATCAAGGACGAGCCAGCCTTCGCGGGCATCGACCTTAAAGCCGTGCTCGAACCAAGCCAGTTCGTCGGCCGGGCCCCGCAGCAGGTCGAACAGTTCGTGGAAGAGGTGGTTGAGCCGATCCGCCAGCGTTACGCCGACGCAATTGAGTACGAGCCGGCGTTGAAGGTGTAG
- a CDS encoding alpha/beta hydrolase family protein, which produces MTSTIPPRRIASKTKLALSPSRVHQRLMAETSPALAYDGGHVRQWQQRLRRKLRQRLGYDKMPREKCPLNVRSLWKKEHELGTIEKIVFTSEPDADVPAYLCLPHGHEPPHPVFICLQGHSTGMHNSIAVAIDDEDKTIEIAGDRDFGLGCLRRGIAALCIEQRSFGERKELEQEMVAKHGCHDAVMHAMMLGRTLAAERVYDVERGIDLLADRDDMDMSRLGVMGNSGGGTITTFAAALLPRVKLAMPSCSFCTFRDSIMSIYHCSDNYIPGLLQDAEMADVLGLFAPKPLVIVNGKTDEIFPITPARRAFADLKAIYRAADAEANVRHVVGPEGHRFYADLAWKAMLPYLR; this is translated from the coding sequence ATGACCAGCACAATCCCACCTCGTCGAATCGCTTCCAAAACCAAACTCGCCCTCTCGCCATCACGCGTTCATCAACGCCTCATGGCAGAAACATCCCCGGCGCTCGCATACGACGGCGGACATGTCCGCCAATGGCAGCAACGCCTCCGCCGCAAGCTCCGCCAACGGCTGGGCTACGACAAGATGCCCCGCGAAAAGTGCCCCCTCAACGTGCGCAGCCTCTGGAAGAAAGAACACGAGCTGGGCACGATCGAAAAGATCGTCTTCACCAGCGAGCCCGACGCGGACGTGCCCGCCTACCTCTGCCTGCCACACGGCCACGAGCCGCCGCATCCGGTATTCATCTGCCTTCAGGGGCACTCCACCGGCATGCACAACAGCATCGCCGTTGCCATCGACGATGAAGATAAGACCATTGAAATCGCAGGCGATCGCGACTTCGGCCTGGGCTGCCTCCGTCGAGGCATCGCCGCCCTGTGCATCGAACAGCGGTCGTTCGGCGAACGTAAAGAGTTGGAACAGGAAATGGTCGCGAAGCATGGCTGTCACGACGCCGTCATGCACGCGATGATGCTCGGCCGCACCCTCGCCGCCGAGCGGGTCTACGACGTGGAGCGCGGCATCGACCTGCTCGCCGACCGCGACGACATGGACATGTCCCGCCTTGGCGTGATGGGCAACAGCGGTGGCGGAACCATCACCACGTTCGCCGCCGCGCTGCTGCCGCGCGTAAAGCTGGCCATGCCCTCCTGCTCGTTCTGTACCTTCCGCGACTCGATCATGTCGATCTACCACTGCAGCGACAATTACATTCCCGGCCTGCTGCAGGATGCGGAGATGGCCGACGTGCTCGGTCTGTTCGCGCCTAAGCCGCTGGTGATTGTCAACGGCAAGACGGACGAGATCTTCCCGATCACGCCCGCCCGACGCGCGTTCGCCGACCTCAAAGCCATCTATCGCGCCGCCGACGCCGAGGCCAATGTCCGCCACGTCGTCGGCCCGGAAGGTCACCGCTTCTACGCCGACCTCGCGTGGAAGGCGATGCTCCCCTACCTCCGCTGA
- the pgeF gene encoding peptidoglycan editing factor PgeF yields MLERVSHDNGVVFYRSPKLAAMGLPHAFSTRVGGVSKGRFASLNLGTLAKGEGGDSNAMVAANFRLLRDAVGCQRIPRVEVRQVHGCGVWVPDADIVHPRAAPEADGLVSTRPRQLLTIRTADCVPLLMASDDGKVIAAVHAGWRGVVAGVVPEAVRTMVEQCNVSAERVIVAIGPHISVDHFEVGPEVAAEFDDVDLGPAVVRDNGHRPHVDMLEAVLLQLDRVGVIRDNIDVTDCCTYADAETFFSHRRDGPPTGRMAAIIMRP; encoded by the coding sequence ATGCTCGAACGGGTTTCCCATGATAATGGCGTGGTGTTTTATCGTTCGCCGAAGCTGGCGGCGATGGGGTTGCCGCACGCATTCAGCACGCGTGTCGGCGGGGTGAGCAAGGGGCGATTCGCTTCGTTGAACCTTGGCACGCTGGCCAAGGGCGAAGGCGGCGACAGCAATGCGATGGTCGCGGCGAATTTCCGTCTGCTGCGCGACGCGGTGGGGTGCCAGCGCATCCCGCGCGTCGAGGTTCGGCAGGTGCACGGCTGCGGGGTGTGGGTGCCCGATGCGGACATCGTCCACCCTCGGGCCGCGCCTGAGGCCGACGGGCTTGTGAGCACGCGACCGCGGCAACTGCTGACAATTCGCACGGCCGACTGCGTGCCGCTGCTGATGGCGTCAGACGATGGCAAGGTGATCGCGGCGGTGCACGCGGGCTGGCGTGGCGTGGTCGCGGGCGTCGTGCCCGAGGCGGTGCGGACCATGGTCGAGCAATGCAACGTGTCGGCGGAGCGGGTGATCGTCGCGATCGGCCCGCATATCAGCGTTGATCATTTTGAAGTCGGGCCTGAAGTGGCGGCCGAGTTTGACGATGTAGACCTTGGCCCGGCGGTGGTGCGCGACAATGGGCATCGGCCACATGTTGACATGCTCGAAGCGGTACTTCTGCAACTGGATCGCGTCGGCGTGATTCGCGACAACATCGATGTTACCGACTGTTGCACCTACGCCGACGCGGAGACTTTTTTCAGCCATCGTCGCGACGGCCCACCGACGGGTCGGATGGCTGCGATCATCATGCGGCCGTGA
- a CDS encoding anti-sigma factor, which produces MADRYDPETLLAYIEGDLSDDARARFEAKLADDAELRRLVAGLKRDRAAMRDLPSEPPPTGMVDDVMQQLERQMLLGSPSDEPIPIESAKRPPRRHRVYKGLAYSGIAAIMLLSGGLILYTLTGTDAIETAQRLVQLGQTQESARDVADGRDVPAAVESGERADLSDRPMASPGDLTMADRDESLLDAPTTLAERAPTAMRAEALAMEREAAAELRPQPESMTLEADELVRPWEQDGTLASRLRLNDGLRLDRPLEGTGEAMVTRDVDAFDVTAMPSVSEPPPLTLGHRASALPRELYELSIGWDADAVDVAEAVEVGDAEVTLADDAAESQRIQVKVVSADVARTHAELSQWAAEQGSAVAMHTGTTTAYTRGLDASRDDGPATMRTQAQEADAVGDEHVAMTSPTRVQVGEQVGRMHLEGRQLPELLAYLNREDGQQRAELVFGGGEGIMHLPPTSLALDELAEWSTLRPPMQQASQVRTWMDIDVVILPLDGDVADEAVDALPDALLEELPDDAPDE; this is translated from the coding sequence ATGGCTGACCGATACGACCCCGAAACCCTGCTCGCCTACATCGAAGGCGACCTGAGCGACGACGCCCGCGCGCGCTTTGAGGCGAAGCTGGCGGACGATGCGGAGCTTCGCCGACTGGTGGCGGGGCTGAAGCGCGACCGCGCGGCGATGCGCGACTTGCCAAGCGAGCCGCCGCCGACGGGGATGGTGGACGATGTGATGCAGCAGCTTGAGCGGCAGATGCTGCTCGGCTCGCCATCGGACGAGCCGATCCCGATCGAGTCGGCCAAACGGCCGCCGCGTCGGCATCGAGTTTACAAGGGGCTCGCTTACTCAGGTATCGCGGCGATCATGCTGCTCAGCGGTGGGTTGATTCTCTACACGCTGACGGGGACGGACGCGATCGAGACGGCCCAGCGGTTGGTGCAACTCGGGCAGACGCAAGAGTCGGCCAGGGATGTGGCCGACGGCCGCGATGTGCCCGCCGCTGTGGAGTCCGGTGAGCGTGCTGATTTAAGCGACCGGCCAATGGCATCGCCGGGCGATTTGACGATGGCGGATCGGGATGAGTCGCTGCTGGATGCGCCGACGACATTGGCCGAGCGTGCTCCAACTGCGATGAGGGCGGAAGCGTTGGCGATGGAGCGGGAGGCGGCGGCGGAACTGCGGCCGCAGCCAGAGTCGATGACGCTTGAGGCGGATGAACTGGTGCGGCCTTGGGAGCAGGATGGCACGCTTGCGTCGCGCTTACGGCTGAACGATGGCCTGCGGCTGGATCGCCCGCTTGAGGGGACGGGTGAGGCGATGGTGACGCGGGACGTGGATGCATTCGATGTCACGGCGATGCCTTCGGTGTCGGAGCCGCCGCCGCTGACGCTCGGCCATCGAGCGAGTGCGCTGCCGAGGGAGTTGTACGAGCTTTCGATCGGATGGGATGCGGATGCGGTAGATGTGGCCGAGGCGGTTGAAGTCGGCGATGCGGAAGTGACATTGGCGGACGATGCGGCCGAGTCGCAGCGCATACAGGTGAAGGTTGTCAGTGCCGACGTTGCTCGCACGCACGCGGAGTTGTCTCAGTGGGCGGCGGAGCAGGGGTCGGCGGTAGCGATGCATACAGGGACGACTACCGCATACACACGCGGCCTGGATGCATCGCGCGACGATGGGCCAGCTACCATGCGAACGCAAGCGCAGGAAGCGGACGCGGTGGGGGATGAGCATGTTGCGATGACATCTCCGACGCGTGTGCAGGTGGGCGAGCAGGTCGGCCGAATGCATCTTGAAGGGCGACAGTTGCCGGAGCTGCTCGCTTATCTGAACCGTGAGGATGGGCAGCAGCGGGCGGAATTGGTGTTTGGTGGTGGCGAGGGAATTATGCATTTGCCGCCGACGTCGCTCGCCTTGGATGAACTGGCGGAATGGTCGACGCTTCGGCCGCCGATGCAACAGGCGTCGCAGGTGCGGACTTGGATGGACATTGATGTTGTGATCTTGCCGTTGGATGGCGATGTGGCGGACGAGGCCGTCGACGCGTTGCCTGACGCGTTGCTTGAAGAGTTGCCTGACGATGCGCCTGACGAGTGA
- a CDS encoding ABC transporter ATP-binding protein: MTPIITRELRKHFGKTVAVDGVDLNIRAGDLFFLLGPSGCGKTTLLRMLAGFIDPTAGSIHFGEREVTHLPPNKRNTGMVFQGYALWPHLSVAQNVGFGLDVRKIKGAERQQRIDKALDMVQMRKLADRKPNALSGGQQQRVALARALVVEPTVLLLDEPLSNLDAKLRTEMRSQIREICKRVGITGVYVTHDQKEALSMADRIAVMRDGRVMQLGSPRDVYHRPSSRFVADFLGATNFVPGELRGMENGVAVLETPLGKLVSEVFPEDMPETGNVTCSIRPEAMHLERVNGEANGDGVEKNTFAVDRLHATYLGEVAQYDLMVNDQLQLKAYELNPRLIDLPDEKLRVRIDPADVVILRD, encoded by the coding sequence ATGACTCCGATCATCACCCGCGAGTTGCGTAAGCATTTCGGCAAGACCGTCGCTGTCGATGGCGTCGATTTGAATATCCGCGCCGGCGACCTGTTCTTCCTGCTCGGGCCGTCGGGCTGCGGCAAGACGACGTTGCTGCGCATGCTTGCCGGCTTCATCGACCCGACCGCCGGCTCGATTCACTTCGGCGAGCGTGAGGTAACGCATTTGCCGCCGAACAAGCGCAACACCGGCATGGTGTTTCAAGGCTATGCGCTCTGGCCGCATTTGAGCGTGGCGCAGAACGTCGGCTTCGGGCTGGACGTGCGCAAGATCAAGGGGGCCGAGCGTCAGCAGCGCATCGACAAGGCGCTGGACATGGTGCAGATGCGCAAGCTGGCGGACCGCAAGCCCAACGCGCTGTCGGGCGGGCAGCAGCAGCGTGTGGCGCTTGCGCGGGCGTTGGTGGTCGAGCCGACGGTGCTGCTGCTGGATGAGCCGTTGTCGAACCTGGACGCGAAGCTGCGGACGGAGATGCGCAGCCAGATCCGCGAGATCTGCAAGCGGGTGGGTATCACGGGTGTGTATGTGACGCATGACCAGAAAGAGGCGCTGTCGATGGCAGACCGCATCGCGGTGATGCGCGATGGACGGGTGATGCAGCTCGGTTCGCCGCGCGATGTGTATCATCGTCCGAGCAGCCGATTCGTGGCGGACTTTCTGGGCGCGACCAATTTCGTACCAGGCGAGTTGCGGGGGATGGAAAATGGTGTGGCTGTGCTCGAAACACCGCTGGGCAAGCTTGTTTCCGAAGTGTTTCCCGAAGACATGCCGGAGACGGGCAATGTTACCTGCTCGATTCGGCCGGAAGCGATGCACCTCGAACGTGTCAACGGCGAGGCGAACGGCGATGGCGTCGAAAAAAACACTTTCGCGGTCGATCGCCTTCACGCGACTTACCTGGGTGAAGTCGCGCAATATGATCTGATGGTCAACGATCAGCTACAACTTAAGGCGTACGAGTTGAACCCCCGGCTGATCGACCTGCCGGACGAAAAACTGCGTGTGCGGATTGATCCGGCGGACGTGGTGATTCTTCGCGATTGA
- a CDS encoding YggS family pyridoxal phosphate-dependent enzyme: protein MVGSTPGTSPLRDAYRKVCDRIAAAAERSGRKAKDVLMVAVTKNATPDQIRGLVEMGHIDLGESRVQQLGQRVAQLNEFLARHKTLGGAVVAKPNTPAMPEEVRWHMIGHLQRNKVKQVVPLVKLVHGVDSLRLAEELHNYAARTEQVVDVLVQVNASGEASKHGISPPAVPHIVDQIETMLHLRCRGLMTMAPHTDNPEDARGPFARTAELFNEIRGEKVGRDGFNILSMGMTNDFEIAIEEGANIVRIGRALFGETESE from the coding sequence ATGGTTGGATCTACCCCCGGAACATCGCCCCTCCGTGACGCGTACCGCAAGGTCTGCGACCGCATCGCCGCCGCCGCCGAGCGTAGCGGCCGCAAGGCGAAAGACGTGCTCATGGTCGCCGTGACGAAAAACGCTACGCCCGACCAGATCCGCGGCCTCGTCGAGATGGGCCACATCGACCTCGGCGAAAGCCGGGTCCAGCAGCTCGGCCAGCGCGTCGCCCAGCTCAACGAGTTCCTCGCCCGCCACAAAACGCTCGGCGGGGCCGTCGTCGCCAAGCCCAACACCCCCGCCATGCCCGAGGAGGTCCGCTGGCACATGATCGGCCACCTCCAGCGAAACAAGGTCAAGCAGGTGGTCCCCCTCGTCAAGCTCGTGCACGGCGTCGACAGCCTCCGCCTCGCAGAGGAACTGCACAACTACGCCGCCCGCACCGAGCAGGTCGTCGACGTACTCGTCCAGGTCAACGCCTCCGGCGAAGCGAGCAAGCATGGCATCTCGCCCCCTGCCGTGCCGCACATCGTCGACCAGATCGAGACGATGCTCCACCTGCGCTGCCGCGGCCTGATGACCATGGCCCCACACACCGACAACCCCGAAGACGCCCGCGGCCCCTTCGCCCGCACTGCCGAGCTGTTCAACGAAATCCGCGGTGAAAAGGTCGGCCGAGACGGATTCAACATCCTCTCCATGGGCATGACCAACGACTTTGAAATCGCCATCGAAGAAGGCGCCAACATCGTCCGCATCGGCCGAGCATTGTTCGGCGAAACGGAATCCGAATAA